In Paroedura picta isolate Pp20150507F chromosome 6, Ppicta_v3.0, whole genome shotgun sequence, one genomic interval encodes:
- the PCDH20 gene encoding protocadherin-20, with translation MGQPGDAGSSSSSSSSAGGRSSRLLPNLFLFLLFLGPFNCFASYSRATKLFYSISEGLPAGVLIGNVAQDLQLQGVVEEEAGLDRKQQLPPPRGKTPLSFCLASQGLGSLYVNLDNRTGELRTSAQEIDREALCTEDNIGSSAVASSSTSPLLSSESCSLLLDVLVLPQEHFRLVKVKVAIHDVNDNAPCFPAPQIHLSVPENSPVNTRLAIEHPAVDPDMGTNGVQTYHLQDDFGVFTLDVEENENGERTPYLIVMGTLDREARDEYVTLISAEDGGVPPLVGSATLTIGISDINDNCPQFNETQLNVTVFGNSSLGLRIAAVRAADVDQGINAEISYSYSQKVPQSSRTLFHLDESTGTVRLAQEIDGEMPRLHRLSILANGPGCIPAVITVVVSIVKVMLRPPEIIPRFIANEAEGVVSLRELEPAHTPIAFFTIKDPDEKYKVDCSLEGDGPFRLSPYKPYHNEYLLETTRPLDFETQRHYEISVVAWNSDGFRVTKIIKVNVLDDNDNSPVFSQPFLELSIEENNPPHAFLAKLHATDADSGEKGQVSYFLGPEAPSYFSLDKATGVLTVSTQLDREERGKYRYTVKAVDCGMPPRESIATITISVLDKNDNSPRFINKDFSFFVPENFPGFGEIGVISVTDADIGQNGWVALSVVNSSDIFVIDTGKGVLRAKVPLDREQQSSYTLWVEAVDGGDPPLSSTAKITVLLLDINDNPPLVLFPQSNMSYLLVLPSTLPGSPITEVYAVDNDTGMNAVIAYSIIGRRGPRPDSFKIDAKTGNITLEESLMQNDYGLYRLLVKVSDHGYPEPLHSTVMVNLFVNETVSNESYIESLLRKEPDINIEEREPQISIEPMHTQVESASCMPTLVALSVISLGSITLVTGMGIYICLRKGRKYHRGEENLEVQIPLNGRLSLHMLEKKPVEISNI, from the exons ATGGGGCAGCCAGGCGACgccgggagcagcagcagcagcagcagcagcgcgggCGGCCGGAGCAGCCGCCTCCTCCCG AATTTGttccttttcctgcttttcctGGGCCCTTTCAACTGCTTTGCAAGCTACAGCCGGGCCACCAAACTCTTCTACAGCATCAGCGAAGGACTGCCTGCTGGAGTCCTCATTGGGAATGTGGCCCAAGACTTACAGCTTCAGGGGGTGGTAGAGGAAGAGGCTGGCTTGGACAGGAAGCAGCAGCTCCCCCCACCACGGGGGAAGACCCCGCTCTCCTTCTGCCTGGCCTCCCAGGGATTGGGCAGCTTGTACGTTAACCTGGACAACCGGACGGGCGAGCTGCGGACCTCTGCGCAGGAGATTGACCGGGAGGCGCTGTGTACGGAGGATAACATCGGGTCTTCCGCGGTGGCTTCTTCCTCCACTTCCCCGCTgctctcttcagagtcctgctcactGCTGCTGGATGTGTTGGTGTTGCCTCAGGAGCATTTCCGCCTCGTTAAGGTGAAGGTCGCCATCCATGATGTCAACGACAACGCGCCGTGCTTCCCCGCCCCACAGATACACCTCTCTGTGCCTGAAAACTCGCCCGTCAACACCCGCTTGGCCATCGAGCACCCAGCCGTGGACCCGGACATGGGGACAAACGGGGTTCAGACCTACCACCTGCAAGATGACTTTGGCGTTTTTACGTTAGACGTAGAGGAGAATGAGAACGGGGAAAGGACACCGTACCTGATCGTCATGGGCACTTTGGATAGGGAGGCCAGGGATGAGTATGTGACCCTCATAAGTGCCGAGGATGGCGGCGTCCCACCTCTGGTGGGCAGCGCCACCCTGACCATCGGCATTAGTGACATCAACGACAATTGTCCCCAATTCAACGAGACTCAGCTGAACGTCACTGTGTTTGGGAACTCTAGCCTTGGCCTGCGCATCGCCGCTGTCCGTGCGGCAGACGTCGATCAGGGAATCAATGCCGAGATTTCCTACTCCTACAGCCAAAAGGTGCCGCAGTCCTCGCGCACTTTGTTTCACCTTGACGAGAGCACGGGCACCGTGAGGCTGGCCCAGGAGATCGATGGGGAGATGCCTCGTCTTCACAGGCTGAGCATACTGGCCAACGGGCCCGGCTGCATCCCAGCGGTGATCACTGTGGTCGTCTCCATTGTAAAAGTTATGCTGAGACCCCCCGAAATAATTCCTCGCTTCATAGCGAATGAAGCCGAGGGGGTGGTTAGCCTGAGAGAGCTGGAACCTGCCCACACACCAATCGCTTTTTTTACCATCAAAGACCCAGATGAGAAGTACAAAGTGGACTGTTCCTTGGAAGGGGACGGCCCGTTCAGATTGTCCCCATATAAACCGTACCACAATGAGTACTTACTGGAAACTACGAGGCCTTTGGATTTTGAAACTCAGAGGCACTATGAAATATCAGTGGTTGCCTGGAATTCGGACGGGTTCCGTGTCACCAAAATAATTAAAGTGAATGTTCTGGACGATAACGATAACTCGCCTGTGTTTTCCCAGCCCTTTTTAGAGTTATCTATTGAGGAAAACAATCCCCCCCATGCTTTTCTGGCCAAGCTGCACGCAACAGATGCTGACAGTGGAGAAAAAGGTCAAGTATCTTATTTCCTCGGGCCTGAAGCCCCATCATATTTCTCTTTAGATAAAGCCACAGGTGTCCTTACGGTTTCCACCCAACTGGAtagagaagagaggggaaaataCCGCTATACCGTCAAAGCGGTAGATTGTGGAATGCCTCCCAGAGAATCAATCGCCACCATAACCATCTCAGTATTGGATAAAAACGATAACAGTCCAAGATTTATTAATAAGGATTTCAGTTTTTTTGTACCAGAGAACTTTCCTGGCTTTGGTGAGATTGGAGTTATCAGTGTCACGGATGCAGATATAGGGCAAAACGGGTGGGTCGCCCTTTCTGTTGTAAATAGCAGTGACATCTTTGTTATTGACACGGGCAAAGGTGTGTTGAGGGCCAAAGTCCCCCTGGACAGGGAACAGCAGAGCTCTTACACCTTGTGGGTTGAAGCGGTTGATGGAGGTGACCCTCCTTTGTCCTCCACTGCAAAAATCACTGTCCTTTTGCTTGATATAAATGACAACCCACCCCTGGTCTTGTTCCCTCAGTCAAATATGTCTTACCTCCTTGTGCTCCCCTCTACCCTGCCCGGATCGCCAATCACAGAAGTCTACGCGGTAGATAACGACACAGGTATGAATGCAGTTATAGCATATAGCATCATCGGGAGAAGAGGTCCCCGTCCAGATTCCTTTAAAATTGATGCCAAGACAGGCAACATCACTCTGGAAGAGTCGCTCATGCAAAACGATTATGGCCTCTACCGACTTCTCGTGAAGGTTAGCGATCATGGCTACCCAGAACCACTCCATTCCACGGTCATGGTGAACCTCTTTGTCAATGAGACGGTGAGCAACGAGAGCTACATTGAAAGTCTGTTAAGAAAGGAACCAGACATAAATATCGAGGAAAGAGAGCCACAGATTTCAATAGAGCCTATGCACACGCAAGTAGAGTCGGCGTCTTGCATGCCAACCTTAGTGGCCCTGTCCGTAATAAGCTTGGGATCCATAACTCTGGTGACTGGGATGGGCATCTACATCTGCTTGAGGAAAGGGCGGAAGTATCACCGAGGAGAGGAGAACTTGGAAGTACAAATCCCGTTAAATGGAAGACTCAGTCTGCACATGCTCGAGAAGAAACCAGTGGAGATTTCTAACATCTGA